A stretch of Gossypium hirsutum isolate 1008001.06 chromosome A06, Gossypium_hirsutum_v2.1, whole genome shotgun sequence DNA encodes these proteins:
- the LOC121230435 gene encoding peroxisomal fatty acid beta-oxidation multifunctional protein AIM1, giving the protein MAMAVTMEVGNDGVAVISISNPPLNIINAAMLAALKEKFGEATRRRDVKAIVLIGKGGRFSGGFDINAFQNPSGDTSDRAIESIDLVLNTIEDCKKPVVAAIEGLALGGGLELAMGCHARIAASKTQLGLPELTLGVIPGLGGTQSLPRLVGVSKAIEMMLFSKSIMSEEGKLLGLIDEIATSEELVRVSRLHALEISDGCKPWVRSLHRTDKIGSLSEAQELLRTAREQAKRTAPNMPQHLACLDAVEEGLLHGGYKGLLKEAAVSKELVQSNTTKALTHLFFAQRATAKVPNITDVGLKPNHVKKVGIIGGGIMGSGIATSLILSSVTVFLKEINSEYLLKGMKTVEANIQSLVARGKVTLDKARKALSMLEGVSDYSEFKEMDMVIEAVIEDIPLKQEIFSELEKVCSSRCILATNASSIDLNVIGEKTKSQDRIIGAHFFSPAHIMPLLEIIRTEKTSPQVILDLLTVGKIMKKVPIVVLNCTGFAVNRTFFPYTQIPHLLVHLGVDLFRIDRAIRNFGFPLGPFQLQDLGGFRLVKASGKEYENAFPDRTFRSPLTELLLKNGRNGKSNGKGFYVHEKGSKPKPDPSVLPIVDESRKFMNIMPGGKPISVTDEEITEMVLFPTINEACRVLDEGVIARASDLDVASVLGMSFPSYRGGIMFWADTVGSKHIYLSLKKLSEMYGSYFKPSSYLEERAMKGMPLSVAVEAKSSLKSNSKL; this is encoded by the exons ATGGCAATGGCAGTGACGATGGAGGTTGGAAACGATGGTGTCGCTGTCATTTCCATCTCTAATCCTCCCTTGAATATCATCAACGCTGCAA TGCTAGCCGCACTGAAGGAGAAGTTCGGTGAGGCTACTAGGAGAAGAGATGTCAAAGCTATTGTTTTGATTG GCAAGGGTGGAAGGTTTTCAGGGGGTTTTGATATCAATGCTTTTCAGAATCCCAGCG GTGATACTTCGGATCGAGCAATTGAATCAATTGATCTTGTTCTCAACACTATAGAGG ATTGCAAGAAGCCAGTTGTTGCAGCTATTGAAGGATTGGCTCTTGGTGGTGGCTTAGAATTGGCAATG GGTTGCCATGCTCGTATTGCTGCTTCAAAAACTCAATTAGGGTTGCCAGAGTTGACACTTGGGGTGATTCCTGGACTCGGAG GTACTCAAAGTCTTCCAAGGCTTGTTGGGGTATCAAAGGCTATTGAAATGATGCTG TTTTCTAAGTCAATAATGTCTGAGGAAGGAAAGTTGCTTGGTCTTATTGATGAAATAGCAACCTCTGAAGAGTTAGTTAGAGTGTCTCGACTACACGCTTTGGAAATTTCTGACGGATGTAAACCATGGGTGCGTTCTCTCCACAGGACAGACAAAATCGGATCCCTGTCTGAAGCACAGGAGTTGTTAAGAACTGCTAGAGAACAAGCCAAAAGGACAGCTCCAAATATGCCTCAACACCTTGCATGCCTCGATGCCGTTGAGGAGGGCCTTCTCCATGGAGGATATAAAGGGCTTCTAAAG GAGGCAGCAGTGTCCAAAGAATTAGTTCAGTCAAACACTACGAAAGCTCTTACTCATCTTTTTTTCGCCCAACGTGCTACAGCAAAG GTGCCAAACATTACTGACGTCGGCCTCAAACCAAATCATGTCAAGAAAGTTGGTATCATTGGTGGAGGCATAATGGGCTCTGGAATTGCTACATCTCTTATCCTTAGCAGCGTAACTGTTTTCCTCAAGGAAATCAACTCTGAATATCTTCTAAAAGGAATGAAAACAGTTGAAG CAAATATCCAAAGCCTGGTAGCTAGAGGAAAAGTGACACTGGATAAGGCGAGAAAAGCCCTTTCTATGCTCGAAGGAGTTTCTGACTATTCAGAATTTAAGGAAATGGATATGGTCATAGAG GCGGTTATTGAGGACATTCCATTGAAACAAGAAATATTTAGCGAGCTCGAGAAGGTCTGCTCTTCTCGCTGCATTTTGGCTACAAATGCATCCTCCATTGACCTTAATGTAATTGGAGAAAAGACCAAATCACAAGATCGTATCATTGGGGCTCATTTTTTTAG TCCTGCTCATATAATGCCTCTCCTGGAGATTATACGAACAGAGAAAACTTCTCCGCAAGTTATTCTTGATCTCCTAACAGTTGGGAAAATAATGAAGAAAGTTCCTATTGTGGTTCTTAATTGCACTGGCTTTGCTGTTAATCGAACATTCTTCCCCTATACGCAAATCCCACATCTTTTGGTCCATCTTGGTGTGGACTTGTTCAGAATTGACAGAGCGATCAGGAACTTCGGCTTTCCTTTAGGTCCATTCCA GCTTCAAGACTTGGGTGGATTTAGACTAGTCAAGGCTTCTGGGAAAGAATATGAAAATGCATTCCCTGATCGAACATTCAGGTCTCCATTGACTGAACTTTTGTTGAAAaatggacgaaatg GCAAAAGCAACGGGAAAGGATTTTATGTTCATGAAAAAGGAAGCAAGCCAAAACCTGATCCATCAGTGCTACCTATTGTTGATGAATCTAGAAAGTTTATGAATATTATGCCTGGTGGAAAG CCTATATCAGTTACAGATGAAGAAATTACCGAGATGGTATTGTTTCCAACGATTAACGAGGCATGTCGTGTTTTGGATGAGGGTGTCATTGCTCGAGCATCAGACCTTGATGTTGCATCTGTACTTGGAATGAGCTTCCCATCCTACCG TGGTGGTATCATGTTCTGGGCAGATACAGTTGGGTCGAAGCATATCTATTTGAGCCTCAAGAAATTGTCAGAAATGTACGGTAGCTACTTTAAACCATCGAGTTATTTGGAAGAAAGAGCCATGAAAGGCATGCCACTG agtGTTGCAGTAGAAGCAAAATCATCTCTAAAATCGAACTCAAAGTTGTAG